One genomic window of Tachypleus tridentatus isolate NWPU-2018 chromosome 12, ASM421037v1, whole genome shotgun sequence includes the following:
- the LOC143233063 gene encoding uncharacterized protein LOC143233063 isoform X1 yields the protein MCDGMSAFRGLLVILLSRSVAFQELEALRITRLSVPRWIENGTLESVTLDCEYNLTDKDNRLVVKWFLNDDPKPIYQWIPELGSRLVSEKLQGRIDMNFSVTPSSKFTEFRSLRILKPTSQLSGKYSCHVASFNGFDTAEGEMTIYAPAKLLRFNYTKTTSDRAKFSCEVGHVYPVPDISVYKISPGESEPTIITDGVVKVSDQDYSYRVLVTYEVKDSELKPDGATRFECLILFPGTDYKRYSSITYYPAKRNSRSDFLFLRKISFKRTNCLLSTASRQMKWQIASNVKINNFQIKRSLQIYNAKIRDSILSVYTADSSMWLCYKKTHTIKHRQRPCLCIRILVMLSSYEMKPFRVETILREEKEKKLIATLCR from the exons agcTTGAAGCATTGAGGATTACTAGATTGTCCGTACCTCGCTGGATAGAGAATGGAACTTTAGAGTCTGTCACTTTGGACTGTGAATACAACCTTACGGATAAAGACAACCGCCTTGTTGTCAAGTGGTTTCTTAACGATGATCCCAAACCCATTTACCAGTGGATTCCAGAACTTGGTTCTCGGTTGGTTTCAGAAAAGCTACAAGGACGTATTGACATGAACTTTTCCGTCACCCCATCCAGCAAATTCACTGAATTCAGAAGTCTCCGAATCCTGAAACCGACATCCCAGCTTAGTGGCAAATATTCCTGTCATGTGGCATCTTTCAACGGATTCGACACAGCAGAAGGAGAAATGACCATTTATG CTCCAGCTAAACTTCTTCGCTTCAATTACACCAAAACGACGTCCGACCGAGCTAAATTCAGTTGTGAAGTGGGTCATGTTTACCCAGTGCCAGACATCAGTGTATATAAAATATCACCAGGGGAAAGCGAACCCACCATCATAACAGACGGAGTGGTAAAAGTTTCTGATCAAGACTACAGCTACAGAGTACTTGTAACTTATGAAGTAAAAGACAGTGAGCTTAAACCAGATGGCGCTACACGATTTGAGTGTCTTATCCTCTTTCCTGGAACAGACTATAAGCGGTATAGCAGTATAACCTATTATCCAG CGAAACGTAACAGTAGGAGTGATTTTCTCTTTTTGCGCAAAATTTCTTTCAAACGGACAAACTGTCTTCTATCCACTGCATCTAGACAGATGAAATGGCAAATAGcttcaaatgtaaaaataaataactttcaaataaaacgtagtttacagatttacaacgctaaaatcagggactcgattctttcggtgtacacagcagatagctcgatgtggctttgctataagaaaacacacacaataaaacacaGACAGCGCCCCTGCCTCTGTATACGGATTCTTGTCATGTTGTCTAGTTACGAGATGAAGCCATTCAGGGTTGAAACTATTCTGCgcgaagaaaaagaaaaaaagcttaTAGCAACTCTATGCAGATAA
- the LOC143233063 gene encoding uncharacterized protein LOC143233063 isoform X2, whose translation MCDGMSAFRGLLVILLSRSVAFQELEALRITRLSVPRWIENGTLESVTLDCEYNLTDKDNRLVVKWFLNDDPKPIYQWIPELGSRLVSEKLQGRIDMNFSVTPSSKFTEFRSLRILKPTSQLSGKYSCHVASFNGFDTAEGEMTIYAPAKLLRFNYTKTTSDRAKFSCEVGHVYPVPDISVYKISPGESEPTIITDGVVKVSDQDYSYRVLVTYEVKDSELKPDGATRFECLILFPGTDYKRYSSITYYPEMASRSYKHSLDAFCYVYGQFIKKRAKKHSVATSAKMCEAHKAYFGMPFGDQDKPWGPHFTCEHCKKTLEGKTDNFCLLE comes from the exons agcTTGAAGCATTGAGGATTACTAGATTGTCCGTACCTCGCTGGATAGAGAATGGAACTTTAGAGTCTGTCACTTTGGACTGTGAATACAACCTTACGGATAAAGACAACCGCCTTGTTGTCAAGTGGTTTCTTAACGATGATCCCAAACCCATTTACCAGTGGATTCCAGAACTTGGTTCTCGGTTGGTTTCAGAAAAGCTACAAGGACGTATTGACATGAACTTTTCCGTCACCCCATCCAGCAAATTCACTGAATTCAGAAGTCTCCGAATCCTGAAACCGACATCCCAGCTTAGTGGCAAATATTCCTGTCATGTGGCATCTTTCAACGGATTCGACACAGCAGAAGGAGAAATGACCATTTATG CTCCAGCTAAACTTCTTCGCTTCAATTACACCAAAACGACGTCCGACCGAGCTAAATTCAGTTGTGAAGTGGGTCATGTTTACCCAGTGCCAGACATCAGTGTATATAAAATATCACCAGGGGAAAGCGAACCCACCATCATAACAGACGGAGTGGTAAAAGTTTCTGATCAAGACTACAGCTACAGAGTACTTGTAACTTATGAAGTAAAAGACAGTGAGCTTAAACCAGATGGCGCTACACGATTTGAGTGTCTTATCCTCTTTCCTGGAACAGACTATAAGCGGTATAGCAGTATAACCTATTATCCAG agatggcatcaagaagttaCAAGCATTCTCtggacgcattctgctatgtatatggACAATTTATCAAGAAAAGAGCGAAAAAGCACTCTGTGGcaacatctgctaaaatgtgtgaagcccacaaggcatatttcggtatGCCtttcggggatcaagacaaaccttggggacctcattttacctgcgagcattgcaaaaaaactctagaaggtaagacggacaatttttgcttacttgaatag
- the LOC143233063 gene encoding uncharacterized protein LOC143233063 isoform X6, translated as MCDGMSAFRGLLVILLSRSVAFQAPAKLLRFNYTKTTSDRAKFSCEVGHVYPVPDISVYKISPGESEPTIITDGVVKVSDQDYSYRVLVTYEVKDSELKPDGATRFECLILFPGTDYKRYSSITYYPAKRNSRSDFLFLRKISFKRTNCLLSTASRQMKWQIASNVKINNFQIKRSLQIYNAKIRDSILSVYTADSSMWLCYKKTHTIKHRQRPCLCIRILVMLSSYEMKPFRVETILREEKEKKLIATLCR; from the exons CTCCAGCTAAACTTCTTCGCTTCAATTACACCAAAACGACGTCCGACCGAGCTAAATTCAGTTGTGAAGTGGGTCATGTTTACCCAGTGCCAGACATCAGTGTATATAAAATATCACCAGGGGAAAGCGAACCCACCATCATAACAGACGGAGTGGTAAAAGTTTCTGATCAAGACTACAGCTACAGAGTACTTGTAACTTATGAAGTAAAAGACAGTGAGCTTAAACCAGATGGCGCTACACGATTTGAGTGTCTTATCCTCTTTCCTGGAACAGACTATAAGCGGTATAGCAGTATAACCTATTATCCAG CGAAACGTAACAGTAGGAGTGATTTTCTCTTTTTGCGCAAAATTTCTTTCAAACGGACAAACTGTCTTCTATCCACTGCATCTAGACAGATGAAATGGCAAATAGcttcaaatgtaaaaataaataactttcaaataaaacgtagtttacagatttacaacgctaaaatcagggactcgattctttcggtgtacacagcagatagctcgatgtggctttgctataagaaaacacacacaataaaacacaGACAGCGCCCCTGCCTCTGTATACGGATTCTTGTCATGTTGTCTAGTTACGAGATGAAGCCATTCAGGGTTGAAACTATTCTGCgcgaagaaaaagaaaaaaagcttaTAGCAACTCTATGCAGATAA
- the LOC143233063 gene encoding uncharacterized protein LOC143233063 isoform X5 — MCDGMSAFRGLLVILLSRSVAFQELEALRITRLSVPRWIENGTLESVTLDCEYNLTDKDNRLVVKWFLNDDPKPIYQWIPELGSRLVSEKLQGRIDMNFSVTPSSKFTEFRSLRILKPTSQLSGKYSCHVASFNGFDTAEGEMTIYAPAKLLRFNYTKTTSDRAKFSCEVGHVYPVPDISVYKISPGESEPTIITDGVVKVSDQDYSYRVLVTYEVKDSELKPDGATRFECLILFPGTDYKRYSSITYYPGIISLQLLHVRNHYLIEG; from the exons agcTTGAAGCATTGAGGATTACTAGATTGTCCGTACCTCGCTGGATAGAGAATGGAACTTTAGAGTCTGTCACTTTGGACTGTGAATACAACCTTACGGATAAAGACAACCGCCTTGTTGTCAAGTGGTTTCTTAACGATGATCCCAAACCCATTTACCAGTGGATTCCAGAACTTGGTTCTCGGTTGGTTTCAGAAAAGCTACAAGGACGTATTGACATGAACTTTTCCGTCACCCCATCCAGCAAATTCACTGAATTCAGAAGTCTCCGAATCCTGAAACCGACATCCCAGCTTAGTGGCAAATATTCCTGTCATGTGGCATCTTTCAACGGATTCGACACAGCAGAAGGAGAAATGACCATTTATG CTCCAGCTAAACTTCTTCGCTTCAATTACACCAAAACGACGTCCGACCGAGCTAAATTCAGTTGTGAAGTGGGTCATGTTTACCCAGTGCCAGACATCAGTGTATATAAAATATCACCAGGGGAAAGCGAACCCACCATCATAACAGACGGAGTGGTAAAAGTTTCTGATCAAGACTACAGCTACAGAGTACTTGTAACTTATGAAGTAAAAGACAGTGAGCTTAAACCAGATGGCGCTACACGATTTGAGTGTCTTATCCTCTTTCCTGGAACAGACTATAAGCGGTATAGCAGTATAACCTATTATCCAG gtATCATTTCACTACAGTTACTACATGTTCGAAATCACTATCTAATTGAAGGATGA